From the genome of Spinacia oleracea cultivar Varoflay chromosome 2, BTI_SOV_V1, whole genome shotgun sequence, one region includes:
- the LOC110798362 gene encoding uncharacterized protein, whose amino-acid sequence MVNTRRARRPSPIRHPSPTQSPSQGRSSASRHVDDRSRHGPVLSSRHDHVLESIHASDPQPHGEVEGPLPVTQEDLRRLAEQFNDTLERSLRAAVLNLRDANEGPSRPRGQPRSTLSTRGPPRSERDHEPLLNLPRHPGEPRASRSLPPLPQRHGRSDARNVIVRRRLRRGELDAREIINSRRTEGRQRDAEGISARSQHESSRRSLDHPRHSLTPAETPRSQHGSSRERDQEENSITSGRGADRHTRTEREPPLTGRREPTPPRDEVQLGNLSFLSPFSRQIIESSRIRPIVQC is encoded by the coding sequence ATGGTGAACACCAGACGTGCTCGACGACCGTCACCCATTCGACATCCCTCACCTACCCAGTCACCCTCTCAAGGAAGGTCCTCGGCCTCCAGACATGTGGACGATCGGTCGCGTCATGGTCCAGTGCTGTCTTCTCGACACGATCACGTGCTCGAGTCGATCCATGCCAGTGACCCGCAACCTCACGGAGAAGTCGAGGGACCTTTGCCCGTCACACAGGAAGACTTAAGGAGACTGGCTGAACAGTTCAACGACACTCTAGAGCGTAGCCTCAGGGCCGCCGTGTTGAACCTCCGGGATGCCAATGAAGGCCCATCTCGACCCAGGGGGCAACCAAGAAGCACACTCTCTACGAGAGGTCCTCCTCGGTCCGAAAGAGACCATGAACCACTGCTGAACCTTCCTCGACACCCAGGGGAACCTCGGGCTTCGAGAAGCCTCCCCCCGCTACCCCAGAGGCATGGCCGGAGCGATGCTCGAAATGTGATTGTCCGACGTAGACTCAGGAGAGGTGAGCTCGACGCCCGCGAAATCATCAACTCTCGAAGAACCGAGGGGAGACAAAGAGATGCCgaggggatttctgctcgctcTCAACATGAGAGTTCGAGAAGATCCCTTGATCACCCTCGACACTCCCTCACCCCAGCGGAAACTCCAAGATCTCAGCACGGGTCCTCTCGAGAACGAGATCAAGAAGAAAACTCAATCACATCTGGAAGAGGGGCTGATAGACACACCCGAACAGAGAGAGAACCTCCTCTGACTGGGAGACGAGAGCCAACTCCCCCTCGAGACGAGGTGCAGCTCGGCAACCTCAGCTTCCTAAGTCCT